From Thermus albus, one genomic window encodes:
- the rpoD gene encoding RNA polymerase sigma factor RpoD, which yields MAPAAQDPQRSYLEEGPEEPQLEAEEPDLAPEIFLEEPLDPMGEEGFLEADDLILPEEGPSPDYLGEELFEEEEELALPKVSTSDPVRQYLHEIGQVPLLTLEEEIELARKVEEGMEAIKKLSEATGLDGDLIREVVRAKILGSARISQIPGLKEKLDPKTVEEIDQKLKSLPKELKRYLHLAREGEAARQHLIEANLRLVVSIAKKYTGRGLSFLDLIQEGNQGLIRAVEKFEYKRRFKFSTYATWWIRQAINRAIADQARTIRIPVHMVETINKLSRTARTLQQELGREPTYEEIAEAMGPGWDAKRVEETLKIAQEPVSLETPIGDEKDSFYGDFIPDENLPSPVDAAAQSLLAEELEKALSKLSEREAMVLKLRKGLIDGREHTLEEVGAYFGVTRERIRQIENKALRKLKYHESRTRKLRDFLD from the coding sequence ATGGCCCCTGCTGCCCAGGATCCCCAGAGGAGCTATCTGGAGGAGGGGCCGGAGGAACCCCAGCTCGAGGCGGAGGAGCCCGACCTCGCCCCCGAGATCTTCCTGGAGGAGCCCCTGGACCCCATGGGGGAGGAGGGTTTCCTGGAGGCCGACGACCTCATTCTCCCCGAGGAAGGGCCTTCCCCGGACTACCTGGGCGAGGAGCTCTTTGAGGAAGAGGAGGAACTGGCCCTTCCCAAGGTTTCCACCTCCGATCCCGTGCGCCAGTACCTGCACGAGATCGGCCAGGTCCCCCTCCTCACCTTGGAAGAGGAGATCGAGCTGGCCCGCAAGGTGGAGGAGGGCATGGAGGCCATTAAGAAGCTCTCCGAAGCCACGGGCCTGGATGGGGATTTAATCCGCGAGGTGGTCCGGGCCAAGATCCTGGGCTCCGCCCGCATCAGCCAGATCCCCGGCCTAAAGGAGAAACTGGACCCCAAGACGGTGGAGGAGATTGACCAAAAGCTCAAAAGCCTCCCCAAGGAGCTTAAGCGCTACCTGCACCTCGCCCGCGAGGGGGAGGCTGCCCGCCAGCACCTCATAGAGGCCAACCTGAGGCTGGTGGTTTCCATCGCCAAGAAATACACCGGCCGAGGGCTCTCTTTCCTGGATCTAATACAGGAAGGCAACCAAGGCCTCATCCGGGCGGTGGAGAAGTTTGAGTACAAGCGGCGCTTCAAGTTCTCCACCTACGCCACCTGGTGGATCCGCCAGGCCATCAACCGGGCCATCGCCGACCAGGCCCGCACCATCCGCATCCCCGTGCACATGGTGGAGACCATCAACAAGCTCTCCCGCACCGCCCGCACCCTGCAGCAGGAGCTGGGGCGGGAACCCACCTACGAGGAGATCGCCGAGGCCATGGGCCCGGGCTGGGATGCCAAACGGGTGGAGGAAACCCTCAAGATCGCCCAGGAGCCGGTCTCCCTGGAAACCCCCATCGGGGACGAAAAGGACAGCTTCTATGGGGACTTCATCCCCGACGAGAACCTCCCCTCCCCCGTGGACGCCGCCGCCCAGAGCCTCCTGGCGGAGGAGCTGGAAAAGGCCCTCTCCAAGCTTTCTGAGCGGGAGGCCATGGTGCTGAAGCTGCGCAAAGGCCTCATAGATGGACGGGAGCACACCCTCGAGGAGGTGGGCGCCTACTTCGGCGTCACCCGGGAGCGCATCCGCCAGATTGAGAACAAAGCCTTGAGGAAACTCAAGTACCACGAGTCCCGCACCCGGAAGCTCCGGGACTTCCTGGACTAA